Proteins found in one Pyrus communis chromosome 15, drPyrComm1.1, whole genome shotgun sequence genomic segment:
- the LOC137717165 gene encoding F-box/kelch-repeat protein At3g23880-like has protein sequence MAGDDGELPILSSNNDDIIVEILSWLPVVSLLRFRCVCKSWRALITTPQFVAKHRAHTNDSNKNVLILTKPYWPPPAPPPPPSVSPLLIDYQSLKKNVAACASASSSAIRSNHRDVEAEFPDDTSLNDSSLVGSCNGLICLLLNPPLAYYEEYYENIRLLLWNPSTRTARKVPDIDWFCFRPCYYGFGYDSTTQDYKVLLGGLSAKDGFAAIFSLKAASWKIVEDSLKPAASFGIDGRGCFLNGALHWNHRHDNGTIIRSFDFAQEKFHSFSSIRHNKCSWAGVGTTGNRLFFHTFCPDSQNFPDFEDTGLTLWVMMEYGVDQSWTIFAKIRPEIFPPNVWSLNPLFLDDGALLMESDRGDLVLCMPKEDTCRNVLDNSNVEKLRASSSSGRAVMVMYVGTLVSPATGGG, from the coding sequence ATGGCGGGTGATGATGGGGAATTGCCGATCTTGTCCTCCAACAATGACGATATAATCGTCGAGATACTTTCATGGCTACCGGTCGTATCTCTCCTCCGATTCCGTTGTGTATGCAAGTCATGGCGCGCCTTAATCACTACTCCCCAGTTCGTGGCCAAGCACCGAGCACATACCAACGACAGCAACAAGAATGTCCTGATTCTCACGAAACCGTACTGGCCGCCACCAGCCCCGCCACCACCCCCCTCTGTATCTCCCCTACTGATTGACTACCAATCACTGAAGAAGAATGTTGCCGCCTGCGCCTCTGCCTCTTCATCAGCGATACGAAGCAACCATAGAGACGTTGAAGCTGAATTTCCAGATGATACTAGCCTCAACGATTCATCACTTGTGGGTTCTTGCAATGGTCTCATCTGCCTACTACTTAACCCTCCACTTGCATACTATGAAGAATACTATGAAAATATAAGACTTCTCTTGTGGAACCCTAGTACCAGAACAGCCCGTAAGGTACCGGACATTGATTGGTTTTGTTTCAGACCATGTTATTACGGATTCGGCTACGATTCCACCACTCAAGACTACAAGGTCCTTTTGGGCGGTCTAAGTGCCAAAGATGGATTTGCTGCAATCTTCTCACTCAAAGCGGCTTCATGGAAGATTGTTGAAGACTCCCTCAAGCCTGCGGCCTCGTTTGGTATTGATGGACGAGGGTGCTTCTTAAATGGAGCTCTACATTGGAATCATAGACACGATAACGGGACAATAATCAGGTCCTTTGATTTCGCACAGGAGAAATTTCATTCGTTTTCCTCTATTAGGCATAACAAATGTAGTTGGGCGGGAGTGGGGACTACTGGAAATCGTCTCTTCTTTCACACTTTCTGCCCTGATTCCCAAAATTTTCCTGACTTTGAGGACACTGGCCTTACCCTATGGGTGATGATGGAATATGGGGTCGATCAATCTTGGACTATTTTCGCAAAAATTCGCCCGGAGATTTTCCCTCCTAATGTGTGGTCGTTGAATCCTTTATTCCTCGACGATGGTGCACTTTTGATGGAATCGGATCGAGGTGACTTGGTATTATGTATGCCTAAGGAAGATACATGCAGGAATGTGCTCGACAATTCTAATGTTGAAAAATTGAGAGCTTCGTCTTCGTCTGGGCGTGCAGTAATGGTTATGTACGTAGGCACTTTGGTTTCACCGGCGACAGGTGGCGGCTAG